A single window of Acetohalobium arabaticum DSM 5501 DNA harbors:
- the plsX gene encoding phosphate acyltransferase PlsX: MQIAVDVMGGDYAPDEIIKGAVESISEIEGKILLVGPEDVIEEKLKDYNYNLNRLEIIDAPDVIEMDETPAKAVRQKTDSSIAVGVRLVRSGKADALVSAGSTGAVMAGSLLKLGRIKGVKRPAIATVMPALEGETLVLDVGANVDSTPENMVQYALMGNIYAEQILHKSKPKVGLLSIGEEAKKGNELTKETYQLLKELDINFIGNVEGRDIFTTDCDVVVCDGFVGNTILKTAEGLSKTVFEMMKEELEASLIAKLGSWFMKSSLKRLKKKMDYAEYGGAPLLGVNGVVIIGHGSSKNKAVKNAINVACESVERQVLDQIKENINERTGRADE, encoded by the coding sequence GTGCAGATAGCCGTTGATGTAATGGGAGGCGATTATGCTCCTGATGAGATTATTAAAGGGGCAGTTGAATCTATATCAGAGATAGAAGGTAAGATTCTATTAGTAGGCCCTGAAGATGTAATTGAAGAAAAGTTGAAAGATTATAATTATAATTTAAATAGATTGGAGATTATCGATGCACCTGATGTAATAGAGATGGATGAGACTCCGGCTAAAGCTGTTAGACAGAAGACAGATTCTTCTATTGCTGTTGGGGTAAGATTAGTCCGTAGTGGCAAGGCAGATGCTTTGGTTTCAGCAGGAAGTACAGGTGCCGTTATGGCAGGTTCACTTTTGAAATTAGGTAGAATTAAAGGCGTTAAACGGCCGGCAATTGCTACTGTGATGCCTGCTTTAGAAGGGGAGACACTGGTTTTAGATGTAGGAGCTAATGTTGATTCTACTCCAGAAAATATGGTTCAGTATGCTTTAATGGGTAACATTTATGCTGAACAGATTCTTCATAAATCTAAGCCTAAAGTTGGTTTGTTAAGTATCGGAGAAGAAGCAAAAAAAGGTAATGAATTAACTAAAGAGACTTATCAATTACTTAAAGAACTTGATATTAACTTTATTGGAAATGTTGAAGGAAGGGATATATTTACTACTGACTGTGATGTAGTAGTCTGTGATGGTTTTGTAGGTAATACTATTTTAAAGACAGCAGAAGGATTAAGTAAGACTGTCTTTGAGATGATGAAAGAAGAGCTGGAGGCAAGTTTAATTGCCAAGTTAGGATCTTGGTTTATGAAGTCCAGTCTGAAACGGCTAAAGAAGAAGATGGATTATGCTGAATACGGCGGCGCTCCTCTATTGGGGGTTAACGGAGTAGTGATCATTGGCCATGGTAGTTCTAAAAATAAAGCAGTGAAGAATGCCATTAATGTAGCCTGTGAATCAGTTGAACGGCAGGTATTGGACCAGATTAAGGAAAATATAAATGAAAGGACTGGTAGAGCTGATGAGTAA
- the fabG gene encoding 3-oxoacyl-[acyl-carrier-protein] reductase, producing MELEGKTAVVTGSSRGIGKAIALSLAEEGASVAVNYPVEAEKENAQEVVDMIKNLGQEAVTVKANVVQLDEVKKMMKQVKDEFDSIDILVNNAGITNDNLLLRMKEEDWDSVIDVNLKGVFNCTKAVTKIMMKQRSGKIINIASVVGRMGNAGQANYSASKAGVIGLTKSTAKELASRGIMANAVAPGFIQSRMTDELSEEVQEEMLEAIPLDEFGTPEDVANVVSFLASSKADYITGQVINVAGGMVM from the coding sequence ATGGAATTAGAAGGTAAAACAGCAGTTGTAACAGGTAGCTCGCGAGGAATTGGAAAAGCAATTGCTCTCTCTTTGGCTGAAGAAGGTGCATCAGTAGCAGTAAATTATCCTGTTGAAGCAGAAAAAGAGAATGCCCAAGAAGTTGTAGATATGATAAAGAATCTGGGCCAGGAAGCTGTTACAGTGAAGGCTAATGTTGTTCAGTTAGATGAAGTAAAAAAGATGATGAAACAGGTTAAAGACGAATTTGATTCTATAGATATTCTGGTTAATAATGCTGGTATAACTAATGATAATCTCTTACTTAGAATGAAAGAAGAAGATTGGGATTCTGTAATTGATGTTAATCTAAAAGGTGTCTTTAACTGTACTAAGGCAGTAACTAAGATAATGATGAAGCAGCGAAGCGGCAAGATTATTAATATTGCTTCTGTAGTGGGAAGAATGGGAAATGCCGGTCAGGCAAATTACTCTGCTTCTAAAGCCGGGGTGATTGGACTTACTAAATCAACGGCTAAAGAATTGGCCAGCCGCGGTATAATGGCCAATGCTGTTGCTCCTGGATTTATTCAGTCCAGGATGACTGATGAATTATCCGAAGAAGTACAAGAAGAGATGTTAGAGGCTATACCATTAGATGAATTTGGCACACCAGAGGATGTAGCCAATGTAGTATCCTTTTTAGCTTCCAGCAAAGCAGATTATATAACTGGGCAGGTTATTAATGTTGCTGGCGGAATGGTAATGTAA
- the fabK gene encoding enoyl-[acyl-carrier-protein] reductase FabK yields MLKTELCKQLEIEYPIIQGGMAWIATGELAAAVSNAGGLGIIGAGNAPAEVVREEIKKAKELTDKTYGVNVMLLSPHVDEVIETVYEEEVPVITTGAGNPGKYIDKLKEVGTKIIPVVPSVALAKRMARLDVDAIIAEGTEAGGHIGEVATMPLIPQIVDAIDLPVIAAGGIGDGRGLTAALALGAEGVQVGTRFVCAEECTVHENYKEAIIGARDRDAIVTARSTGHPVRNLKNKLTRQIDKLENKGVSKEELEELGIGRLQNAAKEGDVKEGSVMAGQIAGMVNEEKPAADIIQEFIQEAETVLKEKVELIEK; encoded by the coding sequence ATGTTAAAGACAGAATTATGTAAACAATTGGAGATAGAATATCCTATCATTCAGGGAGGAATGGCCTGGATTGCCACTGGAGAGTTAGCAGCTGCTGTTTCGAATGCTGGTGGGTTAGGTATTATTGGAGCCGGTAATGCTCCAGCAGAAGTGGTTAGAGAAGAGATTAAGAAAGCTAAGGAGCTAACTGATAAGACTTATGGTGTTAATGTAATGTTACTTTCTCCTCATGTAGATGAAGTAATTGAAACTGTTTATGAAGAAGAAGTGCCTGTAATTACCACTGGAGCTGGAAATCCCGGTAAATATATCGATAAATTGAAGGAAGTAGGTACCAAGATTATTCCTGTAGTTCCTTCGGTAGCTTTGGCTAAAAGAATGGCTAGACTGGATGTAGATGCTATTATTGCTGAAGGAACTGAGGCTGGAGGACATATTGGAGAGGTAGCTACAATGCCTCTGATTCCCCAGATAGTAGATGCTATTGATCTGCCGGTGATTGCAGCTGGAGGAATCGGCGATGGACGCGGTTTAACTGCTGCTTTGGCTTTAGGGGCTGAAGGAGTTCAAGTAGGTACTAGATTCGTTTGTGCTGAAGAATGTACAGTTCATGAAAATTATAAAGAAGCTATTATCGGAGCTAGAGATAGAGATGCTATAGTTACTGCTCGGTCTACGGGACATCCAGTACGGAATTTAAAGAATAAATTAACACGGCAGATAGATAAATTGGAGAATAAAGGAGTCAGTAAAGAAGAACTAGAAGAACTAGGTATTGGTAGATTACAGAATGCTGCTAAAGAAGGAGATGTAAAAGAAGGAAGTGTTATGGCTGGTCAGATAGCCGGAATGGTTAATGAAGAAAAGCCGGCTGCTGATATTATTCAAGAGTTTATTCAGGAAGCTGAAACAGTGTTGAAAGAAAAGGTGGAATTAATAGAAAAATAA
- the fabF gene encoding beta-ketoacyl-ACP synthase II — protein MSNRVVVTGMGTVSPVGIGLKDYWAALEAGESGIDRVTNFDAAELDSKVGGEVKDFNAQDYMSRKDAKRMDKFAQFAVAAAKIAVEDSDLKIDDSNAEDVGVLVGSGIGGMETFENQTKRLIERGPGRISPFFIPKMISNMAAGQVSIQLGAKGPNATTVSACASATHAIGDAFDIIRRGDAEVMVTGGSEAAITELSYAGFCAMKALSTRNDEPTRASRPFDEERDGFVMGEGSGILVLESLDSALERGAKIYGEVVGYGMSGDAYHVTAPDPEADGAARSMQMAIDNSGLDLEDINYINAHGTSTPQNDKLETKAIKDVFGDLAYDVAVSSTKSMTGHLLGAAGGIEAIASLLAIEKGVVPPTINYENEDSECDLDYVPNEARELEVKAVLSNSLGFGGHNATLIFAEYQQ, from the coding sequence ATGAGTAATCGGGTTGTAGTGACAGGAATGGGAACTGTTTCTCCTGTGGGTATTGGCTTAAAGGATTATTGGGCAGCATTGGAAGCAGGAGAATCAGGAATCGATAGAGTTACAAACTTTGATGCAGCCGAACTTGATTCTAAAGTCGGCGGTGAAGTAAAAGACTTTAATGCACAGGATTATATGAGCCGCAAGGATGCTAAGCGGATGGATAAATTTGCTCAGTTTGCTGTAGCAGCAGCAAAAATTGCTGTAGAGGATTCAGATTTGAAGATTGATGATAGTAATGCTGAAGATGTAGGAGTCTTAGTCGGCAGCGGTATCGGCGGAATGGAGACTTTTGAGAATCAGACTAAACGGTTAATTGAACGTGGTCCAGGTCGAATCAGTCCTTTCTTTATTCCTAAGATGATCTCCAATATGGCTGCCGGCCAGGTTTCAATCCAGTTAGGTGCTAAAGGACCGAATGCAACTACTGTTTCAGCCTGTGCTTCAGCAACTCATGCTATTGGTGATGCTTTCGATATTATTCGCCGCGGTGATGCTGAGGTTATGGTTACTGGCGGTTCAGAAGCAGCAATTACAGAGCTATCTTATGCTGGGTTCTGTGCTATGAAGGCCTTATCCACTAGAAATGATGAACCTACGAGAGCTAGCAGACCTTTTGATGAAGAGCGGGATGGATTTGTAATGGGGGAAGGTTCTGGAATATTAGTTTTGGAAAGCTTAGATAGTGCTCTTGAACGCGGAGCTAAAATCTACGGTGAGGTAGTAGGTTATGGTATGTCTGGAGATGCCTATCATGTTACAGCACCTGATCCTGAAGCTGATGGAGCAGCTAGATCTATGCAGATGGCTATTGATAATTCAGGTTTAGATCTTGAAGACATAAATTATATTAATGCTCATGGTACATCTACACCACAAAATGATAAACTGGAGACCAAGGCTATTAAAGATGTATTTGGCGACTTAGCTTATGATGTAGCAGTTAGCTCCACTAAATCAATGACAGGCCATCTATTGGGAGCCGCCGGAGGTATTGAGGCAATTGCTTCTTTGTTGGCAATTGAGAAGGGGGTAGTCCCGCCAACTATCAATTATGAAAATGAAGATTCTGAATGTGATCTAGATTATGTTCCCAATGAAGCACGTGAATTGGAGGTTAAGGCTGTATTATCCAATTCTTTAGGTTTTGGCGGCCATAATGCTACATTAATTTTTGCTGAGTATCAACAATAA
- a CDS encoding YceD family protein has protein sequence MKINVEDIKENLGEFKELSFKEQIEDLKFQGRDIKVVKPAQMEFQVFNTDDSFLVTGSIELELNVACSRCLERFNLPVSIDLEEEVDKEEVELIDNQAMIDITKEIDDSIMLAIPMQPVCDEDCAGLCPSCGQNLNEADCDCFMHTVDPRLAKLEKLLDKE, from the coding sequence ATGAAGATTAATGTAGAAGATATCAAGGAAAACCTCGGAGAATTTAAAGAATTAAGCTTCAAAGAACAGATTGAAGACCTCAAGTTCCAGGGGCGGGATATTAAGGTAGTTAAGCCGGCCCAGATGGAGTTTCAGGTATTCAATACTGATGATTCCTTTTTGGTAACTGGAAGTATTGAATTGGAGCTAAATGTAGCCTGTAGTAGGTGTTTAGAAAGGTTTAATCTGCCAGTAAGTATTGATCTTGAAGAAGAAGTGGATAAAGAAGAGGTTGAATTAATCGATAATCAGGCTATGATTGATATTACAAAAGAGATTGATGACAGTATTATGTTAGCGATTCCGATGCAGCCGGTCTGTGATGAAGACTGTGCCGGGTTGTGTCCTAGTTGCGGCCAAAATTTAAATGAAGCAGACTGTGACTGTTTTATGCATACTGTTGATCCGAGGTTAGCCAAGTTGGAAAAATTATTGGATAAAGAGTAG
- the fapR gene encoding transcription factor FapR, producing the protein MGKKLSKAERQKALKEKIEENPFLIDQELAKIFGVSIQTIRLDRLELNIPEVRKRIRNLAKDSYSKVKSVSNSEIIGELIDIELNKSGTSILETNEDMGLTDSRIVRGHHIFAQANSLAVAIIDTDLALTGLTKTKFECPVHVGERLIAEAVVQSKKDEKFQIEVTTKVKQDRVFNGEFIIFSGGRLNGEVKKRADSR; encoded by the coding sequence ATGGGAAAGAAGCTATCTAAAGCAGAAAGACAGAAAGCCTTAAAAGAGAAGATTGAAGAAAATCCTTTTCTAATCGACCAGGAATTGGCTAAGATATTTGGAGTAAGTATTCAGACGATTCGGTTGGATAGATTAGAGCTTAATATTCCGGAAGTTAGAAAGAGGATTAGAAATTTAGCTAAGGATTCCTATTCTAAAGTTAAGTCTGTCAGCAATTCTGAAATCATCGGTGAATTAATAGATATCGAGTTAAATAAATCCGGTACATCTATTTTAGAGACTAATGAAGATATGGGATTGACTGATAGTAGGATTGTCAGAGGACATCATATATTTGCTCAGGCTAACTCCCTGGCAGTTGCTATTATAGATACGGATCTGGCCTTAACCGGCTTAACAAAGACCAAATTTGAGTGTCCAGTCCATGTTGGAGAGAGATTAATTGCAGAAGCAGTAGTTCAAAGCAAAAAAGATGAGAAATTCCAGATTGAAGTAACGACTAAAGTAAAACAGGACCGCGTCTTTAATGGAGAATTTATTATCTTTTCCGGTGGGAGACTGAACGGGGAGGTAAAAAAGCGTGCAGATAGCCGTTGA
- a CDS encoding acetate/propionate family kinase, translating into MKVLVLNCGSSSLKYQLINMENESALAKGLVERIGIDGAFLEHEPAGGEEVTVENEIPDHSVAIKMVIDALLDDDYGVIDDMDEINAVGHRVVHGGEEFAESVLIDDEVYEGIDSVKDLAPLHNPPNLLGIEVSQELMPETPDVAVFDTAFHQTMPAKSYMYALPYEWYEKYGVRRYGFHGTSHKYVSQRAAEVVDESAEDLKVITCHLGNGASVAAVDGGKVIDTSMGLTPLEGLAMGTRCGDIDPAIIPFMMEKEDLDASEVDTILNKESGVAGVSGVSSDFRDLEQAANDGNEKAQLAIDLFCQRVKKYIGSYAAELGGVDVIVMTAGIGENGIEIREDILEGLEFLGIEVDSEKNDMRGEEQVITTDSSETKAVVIPTNEELMIARDTERLVTA; encoded by the coding sequence ATGAAAGTTTTAGTTTTAAATTGTGGTAGTTCATCTCTTAAGTATCAATTAATCAATATGGAAAATGAATCGGCTTTAGCTAAAGGCTTAGTGGAAAGAATCGGAATCGATGGTGCTTTTTTAGAACATGAACCAGCTGGAGGAGAAGAGGTTACAGTTGAGAATGAAATTCCTGATCACAGTGTAGCAATTAAGATGGTAATCGATGCTTTGTTGGATGATGATTACGGTGTAATTGATGATATGGATGAGATCAATGCAGTAGGCCACCGGGTAGTTCACGGCGGTGAAGAGTTTGCTGAATCTGTTTTGATTGATGATGAGGTATATGAAGGAATTGATAGCGTTAAGGATTTAGCACCGCTACATAATCCACCTAACTTATTAGGAATTGAGGTTAGCCAGGAGTTAATGCCTGAGACACCTGATGTTGCTGTCTTTGATACTGCATTCCACCAGACAATGCCGGCTAAGTCTTATATGTATGCGCTGCCTTATGAATGGTATGAGAAGTATGGCGTTCGCCGTTATGGCTTCCATGGAACTTCCCATAAGTATGTTTCCCAGCGAGCAGCTGAAGTTGTGGATGAATCGGCTGAAGATTTAAAGGTAATTACTTGTCATTTAGGAAATGGCGCCAGTGTAGCTGCAGTTGACGGCGGTAAAGTAATAGATACTAGCATGGGCTTGACTCCATTAGAAGGTTTAGCTATGGGAACTCGCTGTGGAGATATTGACCCAGCAATTATTCCGTTTATGATGGAGAAAGAGGATCTAGATGCTAGTGAAGTTGATACAATTTTGAATAAAGAAAGCGGAGTAGCTGGAGTTTCAGGTGTTAGCAGCGACTTTAGAGATTTAGAGCAGGCTGCTAATGATGGTAATGAAAAAGCCCAGTTAGCTATTGATCTCTTCTGTCAGCGCGTTAAGAAGTATATCGGTTCTTATGCAGCTGAATTAGGCGGAGTAGATGTGATAGTTATGACTGCTGGTATTGGTGAGAATGGTATCGAGATTCGAGAAGATATATTAGAGGGATTAGAATTTTTAGGCATTGAAGTTGATTCTGAAAAGAATGATATGCGCGGTGAAGAACAGGTAATTACTACTGATAGCTCTGAAACTAAAGCTGTAGTAATACCTACTAATGAAGAATTAATGATTGCTCGCGATACTGAGCGGTTAGTTACTGCTTAA
- the pta gene encoding phosphate acetyltransferase produces MDFVTEIKEEAQAAGKTIVLPEGEEPRMIKAVPQILEEELADIILLGEESKLQEIADEESVDISGAEIIDPKEADRLDEFGSTYYELRKHKGISKEEALEQMEDPLYFGAMLVKEGIADGLVAGALNATANVLRPVIKIIGTEEEVSIVSGSFLMIVPDCEYGADGKMLFADSGVFPEGSPEELAEIAISSADTFEALTGEEPKVAMLSFSTKGSAEHPLVDKMREAAEICKEKAPDLEVDGEMQGDAALVPEIGAKKAPDSDVAGNANVLIFPDLNGGNIAYKLVQRLAGADAFGPLIQGSALPVNDLSRGCSVSDIVTVTAITAVQAAFKDKQK; encoded by the coding sequence ATGGATTTTGTTACAGAAATTAAAGAGGAAGCACAAGCCGCAGGAAAGACAATAGTCTTACCTGAAGGTGAAGAACCGCGGATGATCAAGGCTGTTCCACAGATATTGGAAGAAGAATTAGCTGATATTATTCTGTTAGGTGAAGAATCTAAGCTGCAGGAAATAGCTGATGAAGAAAGTGTGGATATTTCCGGAGCTGAGATAATCGATCCTAAAGAGGCAGATAGACTGGATGAATTCGGTTCTACTTATTATGAATTACGGAAGCATAAGGGAATTTCAAAAGAAGAAGCTCTAGAACAGATGGAAGATCCGCTTTATTTTGGTGCTATGTTGGTTAAGGAAGGAATTGCAGACGGCTTAGTTGCAGGTGCTTTAAATGCTACAGCTAATGTTTTACGTCCTGTAATTAAGATTATTGGAACTGAAGAAGAAGTTTCAATAGTTTCTGGTTCCTTTTTGATGATTGTACCGGACTGTGAGTATGGTGCCGACGGTAAGATGTTATTTGCTGACAGCGGTGTCTTTCCAGAAGGTTCTCCAGAAGAGTTGGCTGAAATAGCTATTTCATCAGCCGATACTTTTGAAGCCCTGACAGGAGAAGAACCAAAGGTAGCTATGTTATCCTTCTCTACTAAAGGAAGTGCTGAACATCCATTGGTAGATAAGATGAGAGAAGCAGCAGAGATCTGTAAAGAGAAGGCTCCTGATCTAGAAGTAGATGGTGAGATGCAGGGAGATGCAGCTTTAGTACCAGAGATTGGAGCTAAAAAAGCACCTGATAGTGATGTAGCCGGTAATGCCAATGTTTTAATCTTTCCTGATTTAAATGGAGGAAATATTGCTTATAAGTTGGTTCAAAGATTGGCTGGCGCTGATGCCTTTGGACCGTTAATCCAGGGTAGTGCTCTACCTGTTAATGATCTGTCGAGGGGCTGCAGTGTATCTGATATAGTTACTGTGACAGCAATTACAGCAGTACAGGCTGCTTTTAAAGATAAGCAAAAATAA
- a CDS encoding beta-ketoacyl-ACP synthase III produces MSKELRRAGITGVGSYAPDKVLTNRDLEEMVDTSDEWIKSRTGIQERRIAKEETTTSDLAYKAAEAALDDADLAPEELDLILVATVTPDMVFPATGCLLQDRLNATDAAAFDLEAGCSGFVYGISVATQFVRTGAYDNVLVIGAETLSKIINWEDRNTCVLFGDGAGAAVIQPVESRGILSTVLGSDGSGGDVLQIPAGGSKQPASLETVENNLHCIQMEGNAVFKFAVRAMGKGAVEALNEAGLEKEDVDFLIPHQANIRIIDGAAKRLNLSDDEVFVNLDKYGNTSAASIPIALDEAVEAGKIHSGDRVVIVGFGAGLTWAASVIEWS; encoded by the coding sequence ATGAGTAAGGAACTGAGAAGAGCAGGAATTACTGGAGTTGGTTCTTATGCTCCTGATAAGGTATTGACAAACCGTGATTTAGAAGAAATGGTAGATACCAGCGATGAATGGATTAAGAGTAGAACCGGAATTCAAGAACGAAGAATTGCTAAAGAAGAGACTACTACTTCTGATTTGGCTTATAAGGCAGCAGAGGCTGCACTGGATGATGCTGATCTAGCACCAGAGGAGTTAGATTTAATTTTAGTGGCGACTGTAACTCCTGATATGGTATTTCCGGCTACAGGCTGTCTTCTGCAGGACAGACTAAATGCTACAGATGCAGCTGCCTTTGATCTAGAAGCCGGTTGTTCAGGCTTTGTATATGGAATTTCAGTGGCTACTCAATTTGTCAGAACCGGAGCTTACGATAATGTATTGGTTATTGGAGCGGAGACATTATCTAAAATCATAAATTGGGAAGATAGAAATACCTGTGTATTATTCGGAGATGGTGCTGGAGCTGCAGTAATACAGCCAGTAGAATCCAGAGGTATCTTATCTACAGTTTTAGGATCTGACGGCTCAGGCGGTGATGTATTACAGATACCTGCTGGCGGTTCAAAACAGCCGGCTTCGTTAGAAACTGTTGAAAATAACTTACATTGTATTCAGATGGAAGGTAATGCTGTTTTCAAGTTTGCTGTTAGAGCAATGGGGAAGGGAGCAGTGGAAGCCTTAAACGAAGCAGGCTTAGAAAAAGAAGATGTAGACTTCTTGATTCCTCATCAGGCTAATATTAGAATTATAGATGGTGCTGCTAAACGCTTGAATCTAAGTGATGATGAGGTCTTTGTTAATCTCGATAAGTACGGCAATACTTCGGCTGCTTCTATTCCGATTGCTCTGGATGAAGCTGTTGAGGCAGGTAAGATCCACAGCGGAGATAGAGTAGTGATAGTTGGCTTTGGAGCCGGACTTACCTGGGCAGCAAGTGTTATAGAATGGTCATAA
- a CDS encoding acyl carrier protein encodes MSVLEQVKEIVVEELAVEPEEVTETASFIDDLGADSLDIVELVMAFEEEFEIEIPDEDAEDIGTVEDAVEYIKSHN; translated from the coding sequence ATGTCAGTTTTAGAACAGGTTAAAGAGATTGTTGTAGAGGAATTAGCAGTTGAGCCAGAGGAAGTAACAGAAACTGCTTCTTTCATTGATGATTTAGGAGCAGATTCTTTAGATATTGTTGAGCTAGTTATGGCTTTTGAAGAGGAATTTGAGATTGAGATTCCTGATGAAGATGCAGAAGATATTGGAACAGTAGAGGATGCTGTTGAGTATATTAAAAGCCATAATTAA
- a CDS encoding NAD(P)H-dependent flavin oxidoreductase, with protein sequence MDLPRLKIGDLVAEIPIVQGGMAVKVSTAPLAAAVAEEGGIGLIAGSGISTDELKAEIRRAQELTEGILGVNIMVAASKFKELVEGSIAEGIDLIVAGAGFSRDLFDMGKESGVEIVPIVSSARLAKISEKLGASAVVVEGKEAGGHLGTDRPMKEILEEVTDAVDIPVIAAGGIIDGADIAETLQLGADGVQMGSRFVATEECEVDDSFKELYIDAEPEDSVMIESPVGLPGRALRNEFYERLGSGEVKTGFHCDYICLKDCSRVYCIIKSLIKAKEGDMTNGLVFAGEETYRINDILPVKEVINNLVDKAKSLLNQEESIDE encoded by the coding sequence TTGGATTTACCACGATTGAAAATAGGAGACTTAGTAGCAGAAATTCCAATTGTACAGGGAGGAATGGCTGTTAAAGTATCGACGGCCCCTTTAGCCGCAGCAGTGGCTGAAGAAGGCGGTATCGGTTTAATAGCTGGTTCTGGAATCTCTACCGATGAATTGAAGGCTGAAATTCGGCGGGCTCAAGAGTTGACAGAAGGAATTTTGGGCGTTAATATTATGGTAGCTGCCAGCAAGTTTAAAGAATTAGTGGAGGGTTCGATTGCAGAAGGAATTGATTTAATTGTAGCCGGAGCAGGCTTTTCTAGAGATTTATTCGATATGGGTAAAGAGAGCGGAGTAGAGATTGTACCAATTGTTTCTTCAGCCCGATTGGCTAAAATTTCTGAAAAATTAGGTGCTTCAGCTGTAGTAGTTGAGGGTAAGGAAGCTGGAGGACATTTAGGAACTGACCGACCAATGAAGGAGATATTAGAAGAAGTTACTGATGCAGTTGATATTCCAGTAATTGCTGCCGGTGGTATCATCGATGGCGCTGACATTGCTGAGACTCTACAGTTAGGTGCTGATGGTGTACAGATGGGTTCTCGTTTCGTGGCTACTGAAGAATGTGAGGTAGATGATAGTTTTAAAGAGTTATATATAGATGCAGAACCTGAAGATAGTGTAATGATTGAAAGTCCTGTAGGTCTGCCGGGTAGAGCTTTACGTAATGAGTTTTATGAACGGCTCGGTTCAGGTGAAGTAAAGACAGGCTTTCATTGTGACTATATCTGTCTAAAGGACTGTTCACGTGTTTACTGTATTATTAAGTCTTTAATTAAGGCGAAAGAGGGAGATATGACCAATGGTTTAGTCTTTGCCGGGGAAGAAACATATAGAATTAATGATATTCTGCCGGTTAAAGAGGTAATTAATAACTTGGTTGATAAGGCAAAAAGTTTATTAAATCAGGAGGAGTCTATAGATGAGTAA
- the rpmF gene encoding 50S ribosomal protein L32, translating into MAVPKQRTSKSRKRKRRTHWKLNAPNLVECSQCGEFKLSHRVCNECGYYKGRPVK; encoded by the coding sequence ATGGCAGTACCTAAGCAGCGGACTTCAAAAAGCAGAAAGAGAAAGAGAAGAACTCATTGGAAATTAAATGCACCTAACTTGGTAGAATGTTCTCAGTGTGGTGAATTTAAGTTGTCCCATAGAGTATGTAATGAATGTGGATATTATAAAGGTAGACCTGTTAAGTAA
- the fabD gene encoding ACP S-malonyltransferase: MSGKTAFLFPGQGAQKVGMGAELVKEFSAAKEVFDAADEALDLDISKLCFEGPADELKQTENTQPAILTMSIAVYEVLKEKGIQPDTVAGHSLGEYSALVAAGALDFKSAVKLVRKRGQFMEEAVPAGEGAMGAVIGLKREGVQEAVKEGSRFGIVELANYNTPIQTVISGEKEAVEKTLELAEDTGAKKTVLLDVSGPFHSSLMKSAGDKLAAELEKIEISEPELPVMANVTADYVETPDEIKKALIDQLSGSVYWVDIIELMIDNNLDRVIEAGPGRTLKSFMRRIDRSITALNVRNLSSLEKTLQKL; the protein is encoded by the coding sequence ATGTCAGGAAAAACTGCATTTCTCTTTCCCGGGCAGGGAGCCCAGAAAGTGGGGATGGGAGCTGAATTAGTTAAGGAGTTTTCAGCAGCTAAAGAGGTATTTGATGCAGCTGATGAAGCTTTAGATTTGGATATATCAAAATTATGTTTTGAAGGACCGGCGGATGAATTGAAGCAGACAGAGAATACACAACCTGCTATTTTGACAATGAGTATAGCCGTTTATGAAGTCTTAAAAGAGAAAGGAATTCAGCCTGATACTGTAGCCGGCCATAGCCTTGGAGAGTATTCTGCTTTAGTGGCGGCTGGAGCCCTGGATTTTAAGTCAGCAGTTAAACTGGTTCGCAAGCGGGGCCAATTTATGGAAGAAGCAGTTCCGGCAGGTGAAGGAGCTATGGGAGCTGTTATTGGTCTGAAAAGAGAAGGAGTACAAGAGGCTGTTAAAGAAGGAAGCCGGTTTGGTATAGTAGAGCTGGCAAATTATAATACTCCGATTCAAACAGTGATTTCAGGAGAAAAAGAAGCCGTAGAGAAGACGCTTGAATTGGCTGAAGATACTGGAGCTAAGAAGACAGTTCTACTTGATGTCAGCGGTCCTTTCCATTCCAGCTTAATGAAGTCGGCCGGTGATAAATTGGCAGCTGAGTTGGAGAAGATTGAGATTTCAGAACCTGAGCTACCGGTGATGGCTAATGTAACGGCCGATTATGTTGAAACACCTGATGAAATTAAGAAAGCACTTATTGATCAGCTCAGCGGTTCAGTCTACTGGGTAGATATTATTGAACTTATGATAGATAATAATCTTGATAGAGTTATTGAAGCAGGACCGGGAAGAACTCTAAAAAGCTTTATGAGACGGATTGACCGCAGTATTACGGCTTTAAATGTACGGAATTTATCATCTTTAGAAAAAACGTTACAGAAATTATAA